GCGCTGAAGTGCTGACGTCAAAATCTGTAATTGCCCTGATCTGATGAATTCCAATGTCGACCTTGTGCCAACTCTGATTAGGAGCAATACCTTGTACGTAAAAAAACAGTATGATTTGGTTGGAGTTAGAAAGAAGGTAGTTTTTAGTGGAAATGAACCAACCTTGGCCATCTCTACTGACCAAGCACAACGTACGTAATCTCATCATTGTCACTCATCGATCAATAATGTAATTTCGAGCTGATCAAATATGTGTTATGTGCAATCAATACCTTACTAATTAGAGAGGGTGTCACATACCATTTGGTGATGGAAATTCTAAAGGTAGTCACCTCCTTCCTCGTTTATCGTTTAAACACCATcatggttttgtttttctccaTTACTTTGGTCACACAATTTGAATCCATCGGTCTAACAACCATAGGAGAACTGGTAAAagcttgaaaagaaaaactgaaAGAGTGGCAAGGTCGCCTTCAAAAAACTTGATTTCATACAACGAATTCTTCTACCTTTACCCTAGAGGTGACAAGTGGGTTGAAAAACCCAAATCTGGCACGGGTCCGGCCCGGTATGGACCAAGCCCATTAGTGGCCCGGTATGGACCAAGCCCATTAGTGGCCCGGCCGCGCCCATTATTGTAATAGGCTGGGCTGGGCCTAGATATTTTAGTCCATGGACTTGGTCCGACACAGTCCAGACACGATAAATTCATAGACCAACCCgttaaaaacatatatatatttttatattatttatataaatatttaaacaattataataatgagaattaaaaattagaaattttaaatataaatatcttgattattttaatattttaattacattatgTCACAAATTAAATATCATCAAAATAGTAATAAAAATGTTATagttttgatatatataacgttttagaaataagattatcaaatgtgttgtagtattttatttattttactattccaaataattatatataacatTAATTACACAAATTTGGGCCGGGTATTTAAGCAAATTGACCGGCACAAGCCCACGAAAAATAAATGGGCCGGCACGAGCACGGTTTTGGCCCGCTTAAAATGGGCCGGGCCATCTTGGCTTGGcccgtttgccacctctactTTACCCTCTTGTCTTCTATTTCGATTTCTTACACCCCTTAACTTGCATTTTTCAGACTCAAAGTCTCAAAGTTATATGACAGAACCATATCACAGCAGACGCCGTCACATGCATTAAGAAAATGAGTGACAAGATGAAGGTCCTAGAGGGGGGTGAATAGGACAATTACAACTTTTTCCTGATAATTGCGTTTAGGGATACCACAAGTGTTTTGTAACATGAAGAACAAAACTAATAATGAAATGAAAGCTGTAAAAACAATAACACAACACTATGATGTTTTTTACTCGCAGAAACCCCAAATCCAAGGAGAAATACATCATTTACAAGTTTGTAGCAACATCAGGATATCAAGCCATCTTTGTATCCTATCTAAGACTATCTAGTCTCTAGATTGTCTTACCTCACTTATCTCTCAAGTGTTTACAAAATGAAATCTGCACTGAAgcaacaaaatatatatatatatatatatatatatataccagagACCACGGAAGCATATATTACAATGTTTTATTGATTGTTACTAGGTGACCATAATATTACAGAAGGTTTAATACAACAGAATGGAAACTAAAGATTACTGACTTAATAAGAACTTATGCATGAATTAAAAGAACTATTACAATGAAGAAGCTCTCGGATTGtccagagagggagagaagagaggaattGGAAAATTCCGGGGTGCTTCTAATGAAGGAGAGGACCTCCTTATATAGGAGAACGAATCTGCTTTTACTGTTGACTTTGACTGTTGCTGAATAGTGGACTGTCTGACATGTGATTGAATAGTAAAAAGTCACTGTTCATGAATAGTTTTCTGTCGAGTGACTGTAGCTTCGGTGGAAAAGCTTATTTTGACTTTTGCTTAGATCTTTGACTTGGGCTTGAATCTTAATTGGGTTTGCTAATGCTGGATTATCTATAGTTCGTATGGGTCTTGACTATCTTGGTaatcagcccatctggttggtTGACTCGGGGCGGCTTCACTATGGGCTTCTGATGATGAGGAGCAATTATCTTCATTATCTTCAGTTTCTGAAAGATTAGTAGCCTGTTGTGATAAAGTGACTGCTTGTTGCATAAGTTTTTCAGCCATTTTTTGTAGCTCTGATGCTGTGGTGGAGGTTGATTTTGAAGATGTGGACTTTTTTGACTTATTCTTCTGACTGGAAGAGGATGTTGTTTGGGCCGTGCTGGCCTGGCCTGGGCTTATTGCAAACGGCTGATGGGCCAAAATGACTTCTGCATGGGATGATTTAATTGTGACCTGACCATGTGTTGACTGGAGATTGACCGGAGCTGTTTTAACTGTAACTTGTCCGGGAGGATTGTCTGCAAATTCTTTTTCAAACTGGGTGAGGATTCTGTCAGTGTTAAACTTGTCCCACCATTTAACTAGATAGTTTCTGGAAATACAAATTTCATTGTGAAGATCGTAATTCCATTTTAAGATCCAAGGGATTTTGTATTTTGATATGAACATGAGTGTTGGAtcaaagttttcttcataagtAGTATGGGGAACTGAAACTTCAAATTTCTTTACTGCTGATTGTAGGACAGGAGGAAGAATATCATTAGAGGCACCATGGTACTCCCACCATTCACCGAACCATAAAGGGAACTGGCGGATGAACCTACTGTCAAAATTGATAAACCAAGAGTGACTGAAATCTTGTTTTTGATGGAGGAAAATTTTATTCCAGGCATCAATATAATCGTGATAAGTACATTCGAAGGTTGGGTGTTTGGAGAAAGCATCAAAACCCCAATCAGATAATGGGATAACCTTTTTAATATAAAGGGAATGGTACAGAATTTTCTTTGTTGGATCTTGGTTTTCATAAATGGCTTTAATTGATATTGACTCAGAAGTAGTGAGACAATTGTGGTAGAAAGATAATGGTTTACCAGGAGGATAATGGTTGATTGGGCCATAGAAGAGTTTGGCCATGGCAATTGGTGATTTTAACTGTATTAGGGATGGCTcagcaaagaaacaaaattctcTAGCCCTAAGCTGATAAGGTGATGATTTCGGATGATGAACATACGCCGGGGGAGGTGGAGCTGTTTGGAGTTTGAAAGGGTCATAATCATTGACTAATGCTGACTGGTAATTGGGCTTTGGTTGACTAAGGGTAGTTCCTAGTGGACTATATCTGTTCGTGACTGGTAGAAGGGTATGACCTGTATGAGGAACGAGGCTAAGAGACGAGGATGACTTGGGGTTTTCAtcttttacttcattttttactGGTGATGGTGACTCAAGATTTATTATTTCTTTTCCGGCCCTGTGGGAGCCGGGAGAGTTGAACCGTCGCATGATGAACCCTGCAAAAATTCTCGGGTTAGGAAATCTGGTATATGATTATCACTTCCTTTTATGAatgcaatttcaaaatcaaaaatacttaaaattccTTGCCATCTGGCAAAAATCTGTTTACTggcaatattttgaacatcttTCTCTAAGACATCTTTTGCGCTTTTGCAATCAACTCTGACTAAGAATTTTTGATTTAGTAAATCATCTTGAAATTTACTGATACATAAGACAATagataaaatttctttttttatcgTACTATAATTAGATTGGGCCGGGTTCCAGGCTCCGGAATGGAAACGGACAATTTGTTCAGGATGGGTAGGAGAAATTCGTTGTTTAAGTATACCACCATATCCTATGTCTGAAGCGTCAGTTTCAACTATTTTAAAAGCTTCTGGAAGGGGAATTCCTAAACACGGCAATGTTTTAACATGACTTTTGATTTCTTTGACTATAGATGTATGAGTAAGGGTCCATGGAGGAGGATTTTTATTTAGCCTGTCAAATAAGGGTTTGCATTTCTTTCGGAGGTTTTGATAAAAATCCgctatgtaatttaatgatccAAGAAATCTTTGTAATTGGGTCTTGTCTAGTATGACATCTGGGAATTTATCTGCAAATTGGATAACTCGGTTAATGGGTTGGATCTGTAAATGGTGGATGTTAAATCCTAGGAATCTAATGTTTGACTGGAATAGCTTTATCTTTGAAGCAGATACTACTAAACCATTGTTTTTTATAATAGAAAAGAATTGGTGTAGATGTTTCCAATGTTGATCAATAGACTGAGAGAAGATTAGGACATCATCGATgtaaacaattgaaaaatgaCTGTAAGGATTAAAAATGTCGTTCATAATATTTTGGAATTCACTGGGAGCATTCttaagaccaaatggcatCACATTCCATTCATAATGGCCGAAAGGAGTAACAAATGCAGTTTTATATTTATCAGCttcattgatttggatttgccaAAATCCTGATTTCATATCAAATTTACTATAAACTGCTGATTTATTTAGTCTATTGATTAAATCTCTTTTGTTGGGAATAGGGTACCTGATCCATTCCAAAACTGTATTTAAAGGTTTATAGTTGATGACCAGACGAGGAGTACCCCTTTCAAGCTCAGCACTTTTTTGAACATAAAAGGCGGCGCATGACCAAGGAGATTTACTAGGTcgaattattttttttctgagtAATTCATTAATTTCGTTTTTGCAAAACTCCATGATTTCATGGTTCATTTGTATTGGTCTAGCTTTGGTAGGGATATTACTTTCGTTGAATTCTTTTATATAAGGTAATGAAAcgatatatatacagtccctatccagagtgaagcttcactctgaaattacagagtgaagttccaattttggcacacttttcggtcaaattttttcaccataagcgattcaatatttaggtatgatattcaagatcatctatacaaaatttcatctaattcggatatcgttaaggtattgaaattagattaaatcaatgaatgaattaaaactgttcaacgtgaaccgttcgtgtaaatctcaattttgaaagctcaaaccattgtcaaattggatgaaattttgtaaagatgatcttgaataacatacctaaatattgaatcacttatagtgaaaaaatttgaccgaaaagtgtgccaaaattggaacttcactctgaatagagactgtatatatatatatatttatatatatatataccagctAAAGACTCCTCGTAACCCGGTTGCACTACTAATCCGCTATGGTATGCAATGACATGAATGATATGTAAAAGATGTTTTGTTATGTGTTCAAGTCTTGAGATTTACAATCAACAAAGGAACTCAAGGCACCAAGAACATGCAAAGAAACTTGAGTTAAAAGAAAATGCGTACATATATTGGAGATAAGTCAATGCCCATAGAAGTACACGAGACATACGTACCAATGAGTACGTGTATTTTATACTTACACAAGACATACGTACACGAAATCGGATGAAAACTTTGGAAGAAGAGATCACTGATAAAAGAGAAAATCCAATGCATTGGAAGAGCATGCGGAAATCCTTTCAGTACTTAAAAACACTGTAACTATGAGGGAAATCTGTAGTACAACCTCCAATTCAGAATCCTACGTGGAAGATGCCAGTCCAATAACTACAGAAATTCGGAAATTGCAAATCTATGGTATTCAGTATAAAGTGTGGCACCACAATCACTAACACTGAGTTAGTATTTCAGCCCCATCCTTGGTAATTAAGATAGTATGTTCAAACTGTGCTGATAAGCTTCCATCTTCTGTAACAACTGTCCAATCGTCGTCCCACATAACAGGATTGTAGCTACCAATTGTTAGCATCGGTTCTGCACACAGTTGCCATAAGTAGATGATAAAACAGAAGCAACTTTTTATGCAATTTAGAAATGTTCTTGAAAATATTTGATGGCATACAAAAGTAAAGGCAGGCAATAGTCTTTACCTATTGTGAAGGTCTGATTTAACACCATGCGTCCCCTCTCATTGTTTCCTGCAAGAATAAAGAACAATCACTTTGAAAGCAATGTTCTCAGCTATTTGCAAATACTTTAGCTGCATATCTCTTGCGTGCATGCAAATAATGTAATACTTAATAACACTTATCATGAGAACAACGACTTTAATCACATGCTTGAACAAATGTTAGAACTTAGAACAATGACTTTAAACCCATTCAACATCCGGTAAGGAAAGGTACATTGACACTCAGATTACAGTACCACTAATCACTTTTAGTTTTAGGTTTGAGGAGATGTGTCTTATATAACAATCAATATTTTATTACCTATGCTTAGGTTTCATAAACGAAGAGTGagtggaagaaagaagcaacaTAAAGCTCAGAATAATTACTGCAGTGCAGAACAACTGGATCAGCATGAAAGACGCGTCCTACACCATGCCCAACGAACTGTCGAACAACACCAAAACGATGTTTATCTGCATGGTTTCTGATTGAGGAGAAAAGCATTGATCAAGAAAAATTCATTTCATGAAGAATTAAAGAAGacaatttgataatttttgcACCAATGTGGCTGCATAATCCTACACAATTCAGTAACCCAGAAATTACAGAGGTTTAGAGAGAGGGAAAGAAGATGCCTTACTGAATTGTTGCACCAATTTTCTTAAACTCCACTCCAGGCGCACAGATTGACATTGCTTTGTCAAGACATTCCTTAGTTACCTAAAGTTTTAATCTCGTAAGAATAGCTTCGATAGAAAAACATCTCAAGTAAAAGCTAGACATTCTTTACAACAAGTCATACATCTGAATAATTCTGACAAAGGATCATAAACAATGTTCCTTCAATACAAGTCTGTAAAAATGACAGTGGAAGATAAAACTCACCAATATTTGAAAGCTAAAGTCTCAATAATCAATAGAGGATATTTTAATCGTTAAGGTACATGTATGCATTTAGCAAGTTCATGAACTGTGGAAGCTGAAAACTTGAGCATCATTAACAGTGTTTTCCAATTAAAGTCAGTGAACAATAGTATTAAAAGAATAACTCCAAGGAGATATAGACTATGCATTGCAGGTTATGTTTATGTTCCTATGGGTTTCTCTAGCTACTGGGATAAACTCTGAAGTCCTAACAATAATCTTCATTACTTAATATTGCTGACTGTAAATACTTAGAGGACATATATATAACTCCACAAAATCTTCCAAGGAAGATGTTGCCACCTGAACTAACTTCCTGGCTCTATCGTCAACATCTCCACAAAAGAAAGTTCTTGATGTATCACCATGGTACCCCTGTGAAAATAAAACTCAGTGAGAATGATCAATATACCAAAACTTGAAATTGGGAAGACAATAAAACTGTGTTATATCAaatgtataaaaaaaagtatcaTCCTGTCCTGTTTGGCATTCCTTTTCTAGTCTTTCTTTTGTAATTAAAGAAAACACGGCACAATTCAAGAATGAAGTTGCTATGTAAACATGGTTCATAATTAAAGTCTCAATTTCAAGAAATGTTCAGTTTCATCAACCATATAATATGCATACAAAATTCAAATCCGAAGTCTAATAAAATTCTGTATTTAACGTCTTCATTCAAATCATTCATGTATTAAAGTTAGAATACTCACATTTAAATAGACTGTAACATCGATGTTAATTATATCACCATCCTGCAAGAGAAATGTGAGtagattaattttttttacaaaaacaGAATGCAATCACTAAGAACTTAAATGAAAGAGACCTCAAATTCTCGTGAATCTGGAATTCCATGGCAAATGCATTCATTCACCGATGTGCAGACGCTCTTTGGAAATCCACCATAGCCAAGTGGTGACGGGTAGGCGCCATTATCAATTATCATCTGGTGAACGGCTTGGTCAATTTCATCTGTCTTTATGCCTGGCTGCCAACAGAAGCAACAATTATTATTATACACAGCACGCCAACATCTTTAATCAGCCAAGGATCCATCTCCAATCACTTACTAGCCAACAATTAAAAGTGCAATCCCTATAACTTTTTAAGCGTCATGTGTGTGGTCTTATTCTATTAACCTACAGATTGCTTGCAATAACTGTAAGAAAAGTGAATGGTTCAGAAAGTATAAAGAGAAAACATTGATCTCTAGTTTTAGAAAATGTTCTAAGATCAGGACGGGACAATGAAGGAAAActcttttttttggggggAGCAGTGCACAATCCAGAATTGAGCACGGTGAATGTGCACTAATGTATCAAGGCAACTACTGGGTTTTTACACATTGCAAATTGGTAAGGAACAACCTGGGAAGAACATAGCACTAATGACACGTGATTCACCTACAAGTAAATTAAGAATAACAATGATCTCGTCACCTTAGACCAATACACGGAAATTTTTATCAACCAACTGCATAACATTATCATCTTGGTTCAATGTCTCTCTATCTCATCTCGCCTCCCCCCTTTCGTGACCAATTTATCAACAAAAGCACACGTGCAGTCTTTGGCCCCTATCCCATATCTCTCATCTACCATCCTTTTCTTCATATGTCTCCTTCTCCCAGGTACATCCATGAAGTTTTAATAGCTGTATTTGTATACATGCACTCTACTTTCCACATCAAGGATTTTAAGTTATTGCTTCTATGTGAACTTCTGTAGTTAATAGCAAGGCATAGTGCCTTACAAGATAGTTATTTTCAATGCTTAATTTGGCTCGGGCATATAAATAATCCACAACCACTTCAACCAAATATGCTTCTAGCAGAAAGCAGAAAAAAAAGTCTTGAGATGACTAGCAAGCCAGAGTAGTGTCACCTTGACCAAAGTGCCAGCATATTCAAGAACCTGAGCCGCAAGCCTTCCAGAGGCTCTCATGCATTCTATCCCCTCCTCATCATGCATTTCAGGTCCACTGGCAATTCCAGGTGGTTTTTTCGACTTTACATAGGGAGGCCTTATTATATGGTCTGGAACAAGACGGCGAGGTGAAACTTTTCCAGGTCTTAAACGTTTTCGCTTGGCAGTTAGACCTTCATCTGCATTTCTACTGATTCATAAAAGGGTCATCACTTAGTGAGTTTACATACATGTGTCTGCATTTGTATGTATGCTGTGGTCTACATTGTGCAACAAAATCACGCAGGATACATGTTCACCAATTTCAGCCCTTAAAATTTAATGACCGTTTTTTTGTGTGGGTCAATCAGTCATCATATGAAAACCATAAAGCAATATATCAAACAAGCTAGAAGCTGACACATAATAAATCTATGATATTACATATAGCAGAAAATCTCAGCTGCGGACGGTTTTTCCGTCCGGATTTCTGCCATTTCTCCTCAATCCGATGCCGTTTCTTCTCGCCGAAGTGACACCACGCCTTCCTAGACGCTGctctgatgaagaagaagaagaaggcgaAAGAGATCGGAATCGGAGGTCCACCATGATCGGTGGTGAAGTTTTGAGTGAGGTTGCTGCAAGACCTCCGATCTCGATCTCTTtcgccttcttcttcttcttcatcggaGCAGTGTCTAGGAAGTTGTGGTGGTGTCACTCCGGCGAGAAGAAACGGTGTCGCCGGCCTCGGATCGAGGAGAAGCGGCGGAAATCCGGACAGAAAAATCGTCCGGACGTCCGCAGCCGAGAAGCGTTGTTACATAtagttattttaaattttaaaaacaaaGTTTACAAAAGGGCGGGCAATTTTTTCATTCAAGTTAACGCTTAAACAGGGCTTAGAAGTATATGAACAAAATTATCTGGTAGTTACTGAGTGTGTGAATGCGTATGTGTAAGAGTGTAAAATATAACCATGTCATACTCATAACTCATACCTTCCATTGAACAAGAGGTCGGTCAGTCCTGAAAATCCTCTTGATATCTGCATGGAGACATGCTTGCTTCCTGTATGAgaattaaaacaaagaaaaatataaccaTCATGGTATTAACACTCAAAAACCAAATATAATTTCAACTCTGAGCAGAAGTCATGAGAATCATAGGCAAAAACTGGTAAACAAGGGAACACCAACAGAATATATTCAGGGAGTATGGGGTTTAATAGATTCTGAGAAACTATTGACATATAACTTAGGTTGAGGATTCTAAATTATTTAGCGGCTTACCTATTAGGATTTTGGTGATATCTTTTGGATCCAGAGTACTCTAAGCCTATCCTAATTGAAATGTCAATGCTATGTCCTTTGGCGCATCAACAAGATCTTTCCTATGTTCATATTCCCAAATTCAAACCAAATATTTCCTGATGGCTTAGGATTCCATTTGCTTTCTCCCCCTTAGAGCCATCTCATTGTCCAGCTCTTGCATATAAATTTGATAGGGTGACACAGTTCCCAGCGTTTTCCGGTTCCAACTGAACTAAGTCAACTAACTGTTCAGCAGCAAGCTTTGCAACACTAACATTTTGATGGGCTAGGCAGGCCGCTAAAAGAGCTCCCCAAATACGCTTAATCAGGATCCAAAGGCATCCTGTGAATAAAACTAACTGCGTCTTTAAACTGACCATCACGTACGAGCATGTCAATAATGCAGGCATAGTGTTCCATTGTGGGATAAAAACCATACTCCTTCATACTATAGAAGACATGAAGGCTCTCATCCACAAGACCTGAGTGACCACATGCTGACAATACAGAAGTAAGCGTTACTGAATCGG
This genomic interval from Argentina anserina chromosome 1, drPotAnse1.1, whole genome shotgun sequence contains the following:
- the LOC126784184 gene encoding methionine aminopeptidase 1D, chloroplastic/mitochondrial isoform X1, giving the protein MVNASAMRVAQPALLSSFVGTHFLHSPQPLHHLFRFNPGSKHVSMQISRGFSGLTDLLFNGSRNADEGLTAKRKRLRPGKVSPRRLVPDHIIRPPYVKSKKPPGIASGPEMHDEEGIECMRASGRLAAQVLEYAGTLVKPGIKTDEIDQAVHQMIIDNGAYPSPLGYGGFPKSVCTSVNECICHGIPDSREFEDGDIINIDVTVYLNGYHGDTSRTFFCGDVDDRARKLVQVTKECLDKAMSICAPGVEFKKIGATIQNHADKHRFGVVRQFVGHGVGRVFHADPVVLHCRNNERGRMVLNQTFTIEPMLTIGSYNPVMWDDDWTVVTEDGSLSAQFEHTILITKDGAEILTQC
- the LOC126784184 gene encoding methionine aminopeptidase 1D, chloroplastic/mitochondrial isoform X2 yields the protein MVNASAMRVAQPALLSSFVGTHFLHSPQPLHHLFRFNPGSKHVSMQISRGFSGLTDLLFNGRNADEGLTAKRKRLRPGKVSPRRLVPDHIIRPPYVKSKKPPGIASGPEMHDEEGIECMRASGRLAAQVLEYAGTLVKPGIKTDEIDQAVHQMIIDNGAYPSPLGYGGFPKSVCTSVNECICHGIPDSREFEDGDIINIDVTVYLNGYHGDTSRTFFCGDVDDRARKLVQVTKECLDKAMSICAPGVEFKKIGATIQNHADKHRFGVVRQFVGHGVGRVFHADPVVLHCRNNERGRMVLNQTFTIEPMLTIGSYNPVMWDDDWTVVTEDGSLSAQFEHTILITKDGAEILTQC